In the genome of Leptospira koniambonensis, one region contains:
- a CDS encoding sensor histidine kinase — protein MIEIEIVTTPRLTAFPVFLAFSRGYFEEEDVLVRVRALKSYEAVLAHLREGRAEAGEIPFTAWAHQQLKKTSPHWTFYRGIILSCLVHGFYSASYMEAESIRDSYHSFLPILHPYSLDRFVAEEFFRSENYHRRKPVPYLTTRPTLLAHEFIRAECLGAAASLQEYPFFGEKGYCLTVENEIPPYYLPTNMIAFTGRFASKFPEEANRVSRAIKKAMEDLANNVAYEGDSFVADWVGPCPWKPGELDGFYRRPVPELGKILSGMPSLEDVRFVMEMYGKTFPGLDGGKKILENLAHSVADNPFPKFPSSITQTNSKLYNGYYSNGKAKFGNIVKDISPLRSLVSEMKELALSLFLGRREVALDTQLPKSPYLFIRSTVNAILDYLNQEIRDIEEKNKRLSEDNYLLETRLDISDLKRQTTEERYRYMFEFATDAMIIVNADTRMIVDANRRFREVSGYQTSEIKNIRLARVLPDILEQTELKSPGGKDQNMTFIPEAGLILKDGTKFSVGLSVTGFSAETKRFYQIQVNDNALILESEKIKHEFISNISHELRSPMTNIQGYFDLLFVDEQLPLNEDQKGMTDVIRKNVRRLNFLIDNLLQLEKKDSQTSEEMYEIFDPLTVIEEVLYINSPSASESGLTVTTTLSENLKLKGVRFEFSQIITNFFVNAIKYTEKGGIDVSLKKIADKKVEVRFTDTGIGIDPKYKELIFERFFRIPDQRNRTVGGTGLGLSISRTLINKMGGEVIVEPNQKGGSIFKVILPLYSE, from the coding sequence GTGATAGAAATAGAGATAGTCACAACTCCAAGGCTCACAGCCTTTCCAGTATTCTTGGCCTTCAGCCGAGGGTACTTTGAAGAAGAAGACGTACTTGTCAGAGTTCGAGCGCTCAAAAGTTACGAGGCAGTACTTGCTCACTTGAGAGAAGGCAGGGCAGAAGCTGGAGAAATTCCTTTCACCGCATGGGCTCATCAACAACTCAAGAAAACTTCTCCCCATTGGACTTTTTATAGAGGCATCATTTTATCTTGTTTGGTGCATGGATTTTATTCCGCGTCTTATATGGAAGCAGAGTCTATCCGAGATTCATATCATAGTTTTTTACCAATCTTGCATCCTTATTCCTTGGATAGATTCGTAGCAGAGGAATTTTTCCGTTCCGAAAATTACCATCGCAGAAAACCTGTGCCTTATCTTACTACAAGGCCTACGTTACTCGCTCATGAATTCATTCGTGCGGAGTGTTTGGGCGCGGCCGCGTCTTTACAAGAGTATCCATTCTTCGGGGAGAAGGGTTACTGTCTCACAGTAGAAAACGAGATCCCTCCTTATTATTTACCTACGAATATGATTGCATTCACAGGAAGGTTTGCTTCTAAATTTCCGGAAGAAGCAAATAGAGTTTCCAGAGCGATTAAAAAGGCAATGGAAGATCTTGCAAATAATGTGGCTTACGAAGGAGATTCTTTTGTAGCTGATTGGGTAGGTCCTTGCCCTTGGAAACCAGGAGAACTAGACGGATTTTATAGAAGGCCAGTTCCTGAACTCGGAAAAATTTTATCCGGAATGCCTTCCTTGGAAGATGTACGTTTCGTGATGGAAATGTACGGAAAAACTTTCCCAGGTTTAGACGGGGGGAAGAAAATTTTAGAAAATCTGGCACATTCAGTAGCAGATAATCCTTTTCCTAAATTTCCTTCTTCCATCACTCAAACAAATTCTAAACTTTATAACGGATATTATTCAAACGGGAAAGCAAAGTTTGGGAATATTGTAAAAGATATCTCTCCTCTCCGAAGTTTAGTCTCCGAAATGAAAGAATTGGCACTTTCCCTATTTTTAGGAAGAAGAGAAGTTGCTCTGGACACACAACTTCCTAAAAGCCCATACCTTTTTATACGTTCCACAGTGAATGCAATATTAGATTATTTGAATCAAGAGATCCGAGACATAGAGGAAAAGAACAAAAGACTTTCAGAAGATAATTATCTCTTAGAAACCAGATTAGATATAAGCGATCTAAAACGCCAGACTACTGAAGAAAGATATCGTTATATGTTCGAGTTTGCAACAGATGCAATGATCATAGTGAACGCAGATACAAGAATGATCGTGGATGCAAACAGAAGATTCAGAGAAGTTTCAGGATACCAAACCTCAGAGATCAAAAATATCAGGCTTGCAAGAGTTCTTCCTGATATCTTGGAACAAACAGAACTAAAATCTCCTGGTGGAAAAGACCAAAATATGACTTTCATTCCGGAAGCAGGTTTGATCTTAAAAGACGGCACGAAATTTTCAGTGGGCCTGAGTGTAACAGGTTTTAGTGCTGAGACAAAGAGATTTTACCAGATCCAAGTAAATGATAACGCATTAATTTTAGAGTCAGAGAAGATCAAACATGAGTTTATATCCAATATATCTCATGAACTTAGATCTCCTATGACAAATATCCAAGGATATTTCGACCTTCTATTTGTGGATGAACAACTTCCTTTGAACGAAGATCAGAAGGGAATGACAGATGTGATTCGCAAGAATGTAAGAAGGCTGAATTTCCTAATAGATAACCTTCTACAATTGGAGAAAAAGGATTCACAAACTTCTGAAGAGATGTACGAAATTTTTGATCCGTTAACCGTGATCGAAGAAGTTCTTTATATTAATTCTCCTTCTGCATCCGAAAGCGGACTTACGGTGACTACTACTCTTTCTGAAAATCTAAAACTCAAAGGAGTGAGATTCGAATTTTCTCAGATCATCACAAATTTTTTCGTGAACGCGATAAAATATACGGAAAAAGGCGGAATCGATGTCTCTCTTAAAAAGATCGCGGATAAAAAAGTAGAGGTTCGATTTACAGACACCGGGATCGGTATAGATCCTAAATATAAAGAGCTGATCTTCGAAAGATTTTTTAGGATACCAGACCAAAGGAACAGGACTGTGGGCGGTACTGGACTTGGACTTTCTATCAGTCGGACTTTAATTAATAAAATGGGAGGAGAAGTCATCGTAGAGCCAAACCAAAAAGGTGGCAGCATTTTTAAGGTGATTTTACCTTTGTATTCTGAATGA